A single window of Terriglobia bacterium DNA harbors:
- the holA gene encoding DNA polymerase III subunit delta → MPNDRNVTAQKFMVGITGGRIARNLLLLGEETYFHDRVLASLKATLLGAEKAPFSTFTFNLTETRLEDALDAAATSSLLAPCKIIVVREIDRLRENQIKEKDEDSLEHYLQDPNPQTYFVISAEKLDRRKRVTQLIQRHSLTIDCAPLPRDEVFRWIVETLKPEGVTIEPYAVQEVIDAVGNSLTLLEQEIRKLLNFIGSRRRITVDDVGMLMFRARVNSVFDLVDAINRRDRVGSLVILNNLFENDIEGPQVLFWLARLYRQLLVLKDQKHRLNAWAAAGRLRVPREFAERLIQQERKFSRQEIIEGFSKFASLDRSIKSTSVDPRLWCEFFVFELIPDQPPPQPS, encoded by the coding sequence ATGCCAAACGATCGGAACGTGACCGCTCAGAAGTTTATGGTGGGAATCACCGGCGGGAGGATCGCGCGGAATCTATTGCTTCTCGGAGAAGAAACCTACTTCCACGATCGGGTCCTCGCCTCACTGAAAGCGACCTTGCTGGGTGCTGAAAAAGCCCCGTTCTCCACGTTTACCTTCAATCTGACGGAAACGCGACTGGAGGATGCCCTCGATGCTGCGGCGACGAGCTCGCTCCTGGCTCCCTGCAAGATCATCGTGGTGCGCGAAATCGATCGGCTGCGGGAGAACCAGATCAAGGAAAAGGATGAAGATTCCCTCGAACATTATCTCCAGGATCCCAATCCTCAGACCTACTTCGTCATCTCGGCAGAAAAACTGGACCGCCGAAAACGGGTCACGCAACTCATTCAAAGGCACTCCTTGACCATCGACTGCGCCCCCCTCCCACGGGATGAGGTGTTCCGGTGGATCGTTGAGACGCTGAAACCGGAGGGTGTGACCATCGAGCCCTATGCGGTCCAGGAAGTGATCGATGCGGTTGGAAATAGCCTGACCTTGCTGGAGCAGGAGATCCGAAAACTCCTCAACTTCATCGGTTCCCGTCGTCGCATCACGGTCGATGACGTGGGGATGTTGATGTTTCGCGCCCGGGTCAACAGCGTGTTTGATCTGGTCGACGCCATTAATCGTCGCGACCGAGTGGGCTCCCTGGTGATTCTCAATAACCTTTTTGAAAACGATATCGAAGGCCCGCAGGTTCTTTTCTGGTTGGCCCGACTGTACCGCCAGCTTCTAGTGCTGAAGGACCAGAAACATCGACTTAATGCCTGGGCGGCCGCTGGGCGGTTGCGAGTCCCTCGTGAGTTTGCCGAACGACTCATCCAGCAGGAACGGAAATTCTCCCGCCAGGAAATCATCGAGGGATTCAGCAAATTCGCTTCCCTGGATCGCTCCATCAAGAGTACCTCTGTGGATCCCCGCCTGTGGTGCGAATTCTTTGTGTTTGAACTTATCCCCGACCAGCCCCCGCCGCAGCCTTCATGA
- the rpsT gene encoding 30S ribosomal protein S20, giving the protein MATHKSALKRVRQTLRRTQVNRRNQSRLRTQIKSLRKTLASGKADDASKNLKATIALIDASVTKGVIHRNAANRYKSRLTKRVNALRQKAPSAA; this is encoded by the coding sequence ATGGCAACTCACAAATCTGCCTTGAAAAGGGTCAGACAGACCCTGCGTCGAACACAGGTCAATCGTCGCAACCAGAGCCGGCTGCGGACACAGATTAAATCTTTACGCAAGACCCTGGCCTCGGGTAAAGCGGACGATGCCAGCAAGAATTTGAAGGCGACCATCGCACTGATCGATGCTTCTGTGACCAAGGGTGTGATTCATCGAAATGCGGCGAATCGCTATAAATCACGCCTGACCAAGAGGGTCAACGCACTTCGTCAGAAAGCTCCGTCCGCGGCATGA
- a CDS encoding PhoH family protein — protein MKKSITITQGLQSLFGTFDRNIRFLEKSFGVQIQTLDGNLEIVGDNGGVAAAEEILRGYAQLATDGIRLDNGEVESLLKIAVDDPTRSLREIASSLRTRAFGKKQVTPKSLNQRLYVEAIEGHDIVFGVGPAGTGKTYLAVALALAALQNHTVSRIVLARPAVEAGERLGFLPGTLQEKVDPYLQPLYDALYDLSERDKVDRLLEKNVIEVAPIAFMRGRTLNESFVILDEAQNTTHEQMKMFLTRIGFNSKAVITGDITQIDLPSGKRSGLVEAIDVVSNIAGIAFVWFNEKDVVRHALVQEIIKAYEAYNLSRALTGVGSHAQPGEGAHNESGEPSDHPVSPRRIHE, from the coding sequence ATGAAGAAAAGCATTACTATCACGCAAGGACTTCAGTCCTTGTTCGGCACATTCGATCGCAATATTCGCTTCCTCGAAAAGTCCTTCGGCGTTCAAATTCAAACCCTGGATGGCAATCTTGAGATTGTCGGCGACAACGGGGGCGTGGCTGCCGCCGAGGAGATTCTCCGCGGGTACGCCCAGCTCGCCACCGACGGGATTCGTCTTGACAACGGAGAGGTCGAATCCCTGCTCAAGATTGCAGTGGACGATCCGACGCGTTCCCTGCGCGAAATCGCTTCCAGCCTTCGGACCCGCGCCTTTGGAAAAAAGCAAGTAACCCCGAAGAGTTTGAACCAGCGGCTCTACGTGGAAGCGATCGAGGGCCATGACATCGTGTTTGGCGTTGGGCCCGCAGGCACAGGCAAGACGTATCTGGCCGTGGCCTTGGCCCTGGCAGCCCTTCAGAACCACACCGTCAGCCGGATCGTTCTCGCCCGGCCCGCCGTGGAGGCGGGAGAGCGCCTGGGATTTCTGCCCGGGACTCTGCAGGAAAAAGTCGATCCCTACCTCCAGCCCCTCTACGATGCGCTCTACGATCTATCCGAGCGCGACAAGGTGGACCGGCTCCTGGAAAAGAACGTCATCGAAGTGGCGCCGATTGCATTCATGCGCGGCCGCACCTTGAACGAATCATTCGTCATCCTGGATGAGGCCCAGAACACCACCCATGAACAGATGAAGATGTTTCTCACCCGCATCGGGTTTAATTCCAAAGCCGTCATCACCGGTGACATCACTCAGATTGACCTGCCGAGCGGCAAACGATCGGGTTTGGTCGAAGCCATTGACGTGGTTTCCAATATTGCCGGAATCGCCTTCGTCTGGTTTAACGAAAAGGACGTCGTCCGCCACGCCCTGGTCCAGGAAATCATCAAGGCCTATGAAGCCTATAATCTCTCGCGGGCCCTGACCGGGGTGGGGAGTCATGCCCAACCCGGGGAGGGCGCCCACAACGAGTCAGGCGAGCCTTCCGATCATCCGGTTTCCCCGAGACGCATCCATGAGTGA
- a CDS encoding HDIG domain-containing protein encodes MSDPPSNPADKKRDPAGNEFPFPTSLSALQKQSRARSPFPARILQSLSIPITLRDAIVAMLLIGLVVLLLAKISLTPIPHYQVGELATSDLVTSDELIITNQDLTRLQRDEAVSKVPVVFDYDPTVLNATLLRLHEFFRESRRTLAASNPEANKRPILAQAFEAEFGRPSSAALLAALSARHYDEALEQQLSGALQQLLHESVLNNTEILEMASPTTRIALLNIDKSGETILPGLPPHASLTRSRQWLREQLLQSNLLPREVREEFSAAAENLIAINGLYNARETLARQRAAVEEVRPVQIHIPGRTRLLRSGQAVTPDVVEALQAMREMESRRRRPEYFAGLYMAVVLLSFFLWHFLTQRRSDGLSPQRQFLLVMVSFAVLLILTRVLLFTFDVINQNFALPPFNDLLSSKFSIPFAAGAMLVTLLLDGGVGMIYAVVFSMFVGYLGRSPLLAIYALGSSLAAIYAVRQYRDRSAVLKASVIVGASNFVIVAGLTLLGERPNGWEMLLFDFGNAMVGGFFVAGLVSLLLPIFENAFDICTDVRLLELSNLNLPILRKLAAEAPGTYHHSILVGILAEAAAETIGANPLLARVACLYHDIGKMGKSAYYIENSKEATLRHSKLAPNMSSLVIIDHVKEGLAIAKQLHLPRRVTDIIPQHHGTSLVAYFYHKAKTDQDADEVGISEEQFRYPGPRPRSKEAALIMLADSIEAAARTVESPNPKRLQNVVDRIVDRFLSDHQLDESQLTLNEIAVAKQAFTRTLSGIYHERIAYPGFDFSQVAIDDASSG; translated from the coding sequence ATGAGTGATCCCCCGTCCAACCCTGCCGACAAGAAAAGGGACCCGGCAGGGAATGAATTCCCCTTCCCCACAAGCCTCTCGGCCTTGCAGAAGCAATCCCGGGCGCGCTCGCCGTTCCCGGCCCGGATTCTGCAAAGCCTATCCATCCCGATTACTTTGCGGGACGCCATCGTCGCGATGCTGCTGATCGGTCTGGTTGTTCTCTTGCTTGCAAAGATCTCTCTGACTCCTATCCCCCACTATCAGGTTGGGGAACTGGCCACCAGCGATCTTGTGACATCGGATGAGCTGATCATTACCAACCAGGATCTCACCCGCTTGCAGCGGGATGAGGCCGTATCAAAAGTGCCGGTGGTTTTTGATTATGATCCGACCGTATTGAACGCCACGCTCCTCCGTCTTCATGAATTTTTCAGGGAATCTCGTAGGACTCTGGCGGCCTCCAATCCGGAGGCGAACAAGCGGCCGATCCTCGCCCAAGCCTTCGAAGCCGAATTCGGACGGCCGTCGTCCGCGGCCCTGCTCGCCGCCTTATCGGCGCGTCACTATGATGAGGCATTGGAACAGCAATTGAGCGGTGCACTCCAGCAACTCCTGCATGAGAGCGTCTTGAACAACACTGAAATCCTGGAGATGGCCTCCCCCACCACCCGGATCGCCTTGCTCAACATCGACAAGAGCGGTGAGACGATCCTCCCGGGCCTGCCTCCCCACGCTTCTCTCACGCGCTCCCGGCAGTGGCTCCGCGAGCAACTGCTTCAATCGAATCTCTTGCCGCGCGAAGTGAGGGAGGAGTTTTCTGCCGCCGCGGAGAATCTGATTGCCATCAACGGCCTGTACAACGCCCGCGAGACCCTGGCCCGGCAGAGGGCGGCCGTTGAAGAGGTGCGCCCCGTTCAAATTCACATTCCCGGCCGAACCCGACTGTTGCGCTCCGGCCAGGCGGTCACCCCTGACGTCGTCGAGGCCCTTCAGGCGATGCGGGAAATGGAATCGCGCCGGCGCCGACCTGAGTACTTCGCCGGCCTCTACATGGCCGTCGTGCTGTTGTCATTTTTCCTCTGGCATTTCCTCACCCAGCGGCGCAGTGACGGGCTGAGCCCGCAGCGGCAGTTTCTGCTGGTCATGGTGTCCTTTGCGGTTCTGCTCATCCTCACCCGGGTCCTTCTGTTTACGTTCGATGTGATCAATCAGAATTTTGCCCTTCCGCCCTTCAATGATCTCCTTTCGTCAAAGTTCTCCATCCCCTTTGCCGCGGGGGCGATGCTCGTCACGCTGCTGCTGGACGGCGGCGTCGGCATGATTTACGCAGTCGTCTTTTCGATGTTCGTGGGGTACCTGGGACGCTCCCCGCTGCTGGCGATCTACGCCCTGGGCTCCAGTCTCGCGGCGATCTACGCGGTGCGCCAGTACCGTGACCGGAGCGCCGTCCTCAAAGCCAGCGTGATTGTCGGCGCCTCCAATTTTGTGATCGTGGCCGGATTGACGCTGCTCGGAGAACGGCCGAATGGCTGGGAGATGCTGCTCTTTGATTTTGGAAACGCCATGGTGGGGGGATTCTTCGTTGCCGGGCTGGTTTCCCTGCTGTTACCCATATTCGAGAATGCCTTCGATATTTGCACCGACGTCCGCCTGCTGGAACTTTCGAATCTGAATCTGCCCATCTTACGCAAGCTTGCCGCCGAGGCCCCCGGGACATACCACCACAGTATCCTCGTCGGCATTCTCGCCGAGGCGGCGGCTGAAACCATCGGCGCCAATCCTCTTCTGGCCCGAGTGGCCTGCCTTTACCATGACATCGGCAAGATGGGGAAGTCCGCGTACTACATCGAGAACTCCAAGGAGGCGACGCTGCGGCATTCAAAGCTGGCCCCGAACATGTCGAGCCTGGTAATCATTGACCACGTCAAGGAGGGTTTGGCGATCGCCAAACAGCTCCACCTCCCGCGACGTGTGACGGATATCATCCCGCAACATCATGGGACCAGCCTGGTCGCTTATTTTTACCACAAGGCCAAGACGGACCAGGATGCCGACGAAGTCGGAATCTCGGAGGAACAATTCCGATACCCGGGACCTCGTCCGCGATCCAAAGAGGCGGCCCTGATCATGCTGGCCGATTCCATTGAGGCGGCGGCACGGACCGTTGAGAGCCCGAACCCGAAGCGGTTGCAGAATGTAGTGGACCGCATCGTTGATCGATTTTTGAGTGACCATCAACTCGACGAGTCCCAGCTCACTTTGAATGAGATCGCCGTGGCGAAGCAGGCATTCACTCGGACTCTGTCGGGGATTTACCATGAGCGGATCGCCTATCCCGGATTCGACTTCAGCCAGGTGGCTATTGATGATGCTTCGTCGGGGTAG
- the ybeY gene encoding rRNA maturation RNase YbeY, which produces MPLFNRQRRVRIDVRPFDPFLERLAEALGHQETEFMITLVSDRAMQELNRRFRGTDRPTDVLSFPAEEDSRLWKHLPGEETPGLGEIIISAETARRQADEEGHSLQEEIKLLIIHGALHLKGFDHESDGGVMNRKEYALRARLL; this is translated from the coding sequence ATGCCTCTTTTTAACCGACAAAGACGCGTTCGAATTGATGTGCGGCCTTTCGATCCATTCTTAGAACGGCTTGCGGAGGCCCTCGGACATCAGGAAACCGAATTCATGATTACTCTGGTCAGCGATCGTGCGATGCAGGAGCTCAATCGACGCTTTCGAGGAACGGATCGGCCGACCGATGTGCTTTCATTCCCCGCGGAGGAGGACAGCCGTCTCTGGAAGCACCTTCCCGGAGAAGAGACCCCCGGACTCGGAGAGATCATCATTTCGGCGGAGACGGCCCGGCGCCAGGCCGATGAAGAAGGACATTCCCTTCAGGAAGAGATCAAGTTACTCATCATCCATGGCGCCCTCCACCTGAAGGGATTCGACCATGAATCGGATGGCGGAGTGATGAACCGAAAAGAATATGCGCTCCGGGCGCGACTCCTATGA
- a CDS encoding hemolysin family protein, producing the protein MNVLQIILFLLVLMLWSLIAVMEVALASFGKISARLLAEEEKNPRTAFLLQLVEQREQRRIALSMGSQTCLVLIVYLLASLYFTHQRLFHLAFLETFGTLVFLIAIFHQFLPRLVATRHPDRVLLRLFPLLQGFFALTLPISELLLKTLSVFEEPEMPGEKPTEAANPGEIQALLDVGEEEGIIEESDGALIQSVVEFGDKLAKDCMTPRTEIVAIEDTATLEQVQELMVARKHSRIPVYHENIDNIWGIVFVRDLLVELEKGDSHRLVKSVVRPVLFVPETKPVADLLKELQNETVKMVIVIDEFGGVAGLVTVEDLVEEIVGEIHDEDEDRTEAYVRITDDKYIFSGNLSIGRVEELLSMEISDEDYSTIAGFVISKLGRVPQAGERLDLDGLHVEILDSTSKQIQKLRVEKRQQQTASE; encoded by the coding sequence ATGAATGTCTTGCAGATTATTCTGTTTCTCCTCGTGTTGATGCTGTGGTCTCTGATCGCCGTGATGGAGGTGGCACTGGCCTCTTTCGGGAAGATCAGCGCCCGGCTCCTGGCCGAAGAGGAAAAGAACCCCCGCACGGCCTTCCTTCTGCAATTGGTTGAACAACGCGAGCAGCGGCGAATAGCGCTTTCCATGGGATCGCAGACCTGCCTGGTGCTCATTGTGTACCTGCTCGCCTCGCTCTATTTTACCCACCAACGCCTCTTCCACCTGGCCTTCCTGGAGACCTTTGGCACGCTGGTTTTTTTAATCGCAATTTTCCACCAGTTCCTCCCCCGACTCGTCGCCACGCGGCATCCCGACCGGGTCCTGTTGAGGCTCTTCCCTCTCCTCCAGGGCTTCTTCGCGCTTACCCTTCCCATCTCGGAGCTTCTCCTGAAGACCCTGAGCGTGTTTGAAGAACCCGAGATGCCCGGCGAAAAACCGACCGAAGCTGCCAACCCCGGGGAGATTCAAGCACTGCTGGATGTCGGCGAGGAAGAAGGGATCATCGAAGAATCGGATGGCGCGCTCATCCAATCCGTCGTGGAGTTTGGCGATAAGCTGGCAAAGGATTGTATGACGCCTCGGACCGAGATTGTAGCCATTGAGGATACCGCCACCCTCGAGCAGGTTCAGGAACTCATGGTCGCCCGGAAACACTCCCGCATCCCGGTTTATCACGAGAACATCGACAACATTTGGGGGATCGTTTTTGTCCGGGACCTGCTTGTGGAGCTGGAAAAGGGAGATTCACATCGCCTCGTGAAATCCGTCGTGCGCCCCGTCCTCTTTGTGCCCGAGACCAAACCGGTGGCCGATCTTCTGAAGGAGCTGCAGAACGAAACGGTCAAAATGGTGATTGTCATAGATGAGTTTGGCGGCGTGGCCGGATTGGTCACCGTTGAAGACCTCGTTGAAGAGATCGTGGGCGAGATTCATGACGAGGACGAAGACCGGACGGAAGCCTATGTTCGAATCACCGACGACAAATATATTTTTTCCGGGAACCTCTCGATCGGACGAGTGGAAGAGTTGCTCAGCATGGAGATCAGTGACGAGGACTACTCCACCATCGCCGGCTTTGTGATCTCGAAGCTTGGCCGCGTTCCTCAGGCCGGCGAGCGCCTTGATCTGGACGGGCTGCACGTCGAAATCCTCGATTCCACCTCGAAACAAATCCAGAAACTGCGCGTTGAAAAGAGACAGCAACAGACCGCATCCGAGTAA
- the era gene encoding GTPase Era, giving the protein MAKSGFVAIVGRPNAGKSTLLNRLVGEKVAIVSAVPQTTRNQIRGIVNGPEGQIVFIDTPGIHRPLHRLNQRMMKMVHAALEGLDLVLLIVDATLPFGKGDRFVLNLLQEKGLPSFLLLNKIDRIEKTDLLPLITRYAHELSWIEVIPVSAQSGENVDLLLKRIFAALKEGPSYFTQDEYTDQPERILAAEFIREKILHHTREEVPHSVAVVLEKFEEGERLVRIYASIIVERDSQKGILIGQKGRMLKQIGTDARWELERLLNTKVYLELFVKVRPHWRDNEAILDEIGITRIRS; this is encoded by the coding sequence ATGGCAAAGTCGGGATTTGTGGCCATCGTTGGAAGACCTAATGCGGGCAAATCAACCCTGTTGAACCGCCTGGTCGGAGAAAAGGTGGCCATCGTTTCCGCAGTCCCGCAGACGACCCGCAACCAGATCCGCGGGATCGTCAACGGTCCCGAGGGTCAGATCGTCTTCATTGATACCCCCGGCATCCACCGCCCCCTTCATCGATTGAATCAACGCATGATGAAGATGGTCCATGCAGCGCTGGAAGGCCTCGATCTGGTGCTGCTGATCGTCGATGCCACGTTGCCCTTCGGCAAGGGGGATCGCTTCGTCTTGAACCTGCTGCAGGAGAAGGGCCTGCCTTCATTCCTTCTGCTGAACAAGATCGACCGGATTGAGAAGACGGACCTCCTCCCCTTGATCACCCGGTACGCCCATGAATTGAGCTGGATCGAAGTCATTCCCGTCAGCGCCCAGAGCGGCGAGAATGTGGACCTCCTTCTGAAACGCATCTTTGCGGCCTTGAAAGAGGGTCCGTCCTATTTTACCCAGGACGAGTACACCGACCAACCCGAACGAATCCTCGCCGCCGAGTTCATACGGGAGAAGATCCTGCATCACACGAGAGAAGAGGTTCCGCATTCGGTGGCCGTCGTCCTTGAGAAATTCGAGGAGGGTGAGCGATTGGTGCGGATTTATGCCTCCATCATCGTGGAACGCGATTCCCAGAAGGGGATCTTGATCGGCCAGAAAGGAAGAATGCTCAAGCAGATCGGTACCGATGCGCGGTGGGAGCTGGAGCGCCTTTTGAATACCAAGGTCTACCTGG